GACGTTAGACTCACTTGCCGAGCGCGTCGCCCAGCTCGAGAAGACCGTGGAGGCGCTCGCTGCGGGGAGCGCGTCCGTGCCGATGTCAACCACTCCCGCGTCGAGCCTTACCGCTCCCGCGCCGGCGCCAACCGCTCCTGCGCCGACATCTCCCGACCCTACGCCGCAGGCATCGGCGAGGCAGACCATATCCGCCCCTCAAGTTGCTCCTGCGCCTGTCCATGCGGAGCGGCCGGAACCACAGGCTCCCCAGCCCCCGACTTTAGAGCAACGGACACAGTCAACGTCGCAGGAGCCCCAGCAGGTTCCCGCATCGGTCGCACGACAAGCGCCACAGGAGCTGCTGACTTCGAAGGAGGCGCCTCTCGCCTCGCCTGCGCAGCCAGCGCCCCAGCAGCGTTCATCAGAGGGTGCCTCACAGTCTGATCAAACAACGGGCGCAGGTGCCGCGCAGCAGCCGCAACCCCCAGACGCTGCCGTCCAACCAAGGAAGGAGACAGCTCCAACAACGCCTGCCGTCACCCCCGCAACACCTGCCGTCACCCCCGCAACGCCTGCCGTCACCCCCGCGGCGCCTGCCATCACCGACGGGGGGGAGCTGCAGCGCAGGTGGCGTCAGGTTGTGGACGGACTCGTGCGAACGGACCCACCACGCGGATCCCTCCTCGCGGCGTCGACCGCGCTCGAGGATGACGGACATCGGCTTCTGATCAACCTGCCCAAGGGCTCGTCGTTCGTGACCAAGATGCTCGACCGCAAGGATGTTCGTGCCACCGTGGAGGCGGCGGTGCGCCAGGCCTTTGGCGAGAGGGCGCTGGTCTATGCGGAGTCGAGCCTCGTCGGGGCTGACATCGCTCGCTCTCGGGCCAAGGCGCCTGCACCTACTCCAGCCCGTGGTACGATGGTGACGCCGCAGCCCTTGTCCGCATCACAGGGGCAAGCGACTCCTCAGGTCGTGTCTTCCGTCGTCACGCAGCGAGGACATGCGCCTGCTCCGCAGCCCGCCATGTCGCACGCGGCGGCACCTGCGACAGCTCCCCAGACAGAGCCGCCCGTTGAGGAAGTTCCCCTGGAGAGTTACTACGACATGCCTTGGGACGAGCCATCCGCGTACGAGGACGAGCCAATGGCTCCTGTCGGCGAAGCTTCCCTGGCCGCAGAGCCTCAGGTGGCCTCACGAGCCGTCCCTGGGCCTGAGCCTGTGCGCCAGACGTCTCAGCAAGTTGAGCCTAGGACCGCCGTAGTCTTTGAGGCACAGGCGGCAAACACTGCCGAGTCCAAACCCAAGCCCGATCCCAAACCCAAGGCTAAGACCGCAGCAAAGACCGAGCCCAAACAAAAGCCCGAGTCCGATCCTAAACCCAAGCCCGATCCTAAGCCCAAATCAAAGGCCGAGCCCAAGCCCCGGTCCAAACCCAAAGGGTCCCAGTCTGCCCCCAAGCGCGCCGATGGCATGCCTCAGGATATGAATGAGCTTCTTGCGATGCTCACCGAGGTCTTTGGTGACGGCGTGGAGGCGAGTGTGGAGAAGCTGCAGGACAGTGCCGTAGAGCAAAATTGAGTCGAGGCCCCTGCCGTAATGTCCGCAAGATGAGGTAAGCTTTCTTCTCAATGAGGACATTCCCCCTGCGTCCGTCTGCGCGGGTGGGCATAAGGAGGATTACCATGGACATGCAGCAGATGATGAGGCAGGCGCAGAAGATGCAAAAGCAGCTCGCCGACGCCCAAGATAGACTTGCGGACATCGAGGTCTCTGCCTCTGCCGGCGGTGGCATGGTCAAGGTGATCGGTACGGCCGACATGCAGATCACCTCGATCACCATCGATCCCGACGCGCTCGATCCCGAGGACATCGAGATTATTCAGGACACGATCGTCGCGGCAGTCAACGAGTGTCTCTCGAGTGCGCAGGAAGCCGCCAATCAGCAGCTCGGAGCCGTCACGGGTGGCATGAACATCCCGGGGCTGTTCTAAGGTGCTCTAGGGATGGGAACACCTGCGCAGATGGGCAAGCCACCACAGGTTGCAACGCCGCCACAGGCCGCAGAGTCGCTACGGGTCATGCAGCCTGCGGAGCCCAACCCGAGCGACGGACGTGCGCTGCAGCGTCTACTCGATGAGCTTGGCAGACTACCGGGGATCGGTCCCAAGTCTGCACAGCGCATCGCATACTGGATCCTTGAGTCTGACGCAGAGGCCGCGCGTCGTCTCTCGGCTGCCATCACACGGGTCAAGCAGGAGGTTCACTTCTGTCCGGTCTGTTTTTCGTATGCGGTGCGCAAGACCTGTGATATCTGTGCAGATTCCTCTCGCGACCGGGGTTGCCTCTGCGTCGTGTCGGAGCCGCGCGATGTCTCGGCGATTGAGCGCAGCGAAAGCTATCATGGCCTATACCATGTGCTTGGCGGCGTCATCTCGCCCATGGACAAGGTGGGGCCAGACCAGCTGCACGTGCGTGAGCTGATCTCGCGTTTGGCTGATGGTACGGTGCGGGAGGTCATCCTCGCCACCAACCCGGACGTCGAGGGAGAGACTACGGCCGCCTACCTTGCGCGCACCATAGCGCCCCTAGGCGTCAGGGTCTCGCGACTCGCGAGTGGCCTGCCCGTTGGCGGAGACCTTGAGTACGCCGATGAGGTGACG
The DNA window shown above is from Olsenella sp. oral taxon 807 and carries:
- the dnaX gene encoding DNA polymerase III subunit gamma/tau translates to MESLYRKYRPKTFEDVVGQQHVVSTLEHAVLEGRTSHAYLFCGPRGTGKTTMARILAKALMCERGAGQLPDGTCENCQLIAAGEHPDVYELDAASRTGVDNVREEIIGRVSFAPVRGSYKVYIIDEVHMLTTAAFNALLKTLEEPPEHIVFVLCTTDPQKVPETILSRVQRFDFHAIGASDILGQLKRVCDAEGFSYDEAALELVVRHARGGMRDALSALEQLSTFGGGSVSLDAARDLLGEVSSSMLTELTGALARRDVPTVFARIGELVESGRDLLQLARELSAHLRDVYVASVVGEGASTLPVAGDELRQLKDEALAFGAPDRVARALAVMSEVSSEMRVATNQRLALEVALTRIARPKSDLTLDSLAERVAQLEKTVEALAAGSASVPMSTTPASSLTAPAPAPTAPAPTSPDPTPQASARQTISAPQVAPAPVHAERPEPQAPQPPTLEQRTQSTSQEPQQVPASVARQAPQELLTSKEAPLASPAQPAPQQRSSEGASQSDQTTGAGAAQQPQPPDAAVQPRKETAPTTPAVTPATPAVTPATPAVTPAAPAITDGGELQRRWRQVVDGLVRTDPPRGSLLAASTALEDDGHRLLINLPKGSSFVTKMLDRKDVRATVEAAVRQAFGERALVYAESSLVGADIARSRAKAPAPTPARGTMVTPQPLSASQGQATPQVVSSVVTQRGHAPAPQPAMSHAAAPATAPQTEPPVEEVPLESYYDMPWDEPSAYEDEPMAPVGEASLAAEPQVASRAVPGPEPVRQTSQQVEPRTAVVFEAQAANTAESKPKPDPKPKAKTAAKTEPKQKPESDPKPKPDPKPKSKAEPKPRSKPKGSQSAPKRADGMPQDMNELLAMLTEVFGDGVEASVEKLQDSAVEQN
- a CDS encoding YbaB/EbfC family nucleoid-associated protein, which codes for MDMQQMMRQAQKMQKQLADAQDRLADIEVSASAGGGMVKVIGTADMQITSITIDPDALDPEDIEIIQDTIVAAVNECLSSAQEAANQQLGAVTGGMNIPGLF
- the recR gene encoding recombination mediator RecR, translating into MQPAEPNPSDGRALQRLLDELGRLPGIGPKSAQRIAYWILESDAEAARRLSAAITRVKQEVHFCPVCFSYAVRKTCDICADSSRDRGCLCVVSEPRDVSAIERSESYHGLYHVLGGVISPMDKVGPDQLHVRELISRLADGTVREVILATNPDVEGETTAAYLARTIAPLGVRVSRLASGLPVGGDLEYADEVTLGRAIEERRII